A single genomic interval of Juglans regia cultivar Chandler chromosome 1, Walnut 2.0, whole genome shotgun sequence harbors:
- the LOC109000767 gene encoding uncharacterized protein LOC109000767: protein MRTKTRLGGRPKPCTSPTATTNRALPLLHDQPEDFMQTIMHEMSSACNEGLHDDSALNLNEDTVDCMEIDSFKERTCIRCNRGGDVLVCREIGCPIALHEKCVCFKPKFDAFGRFYCPYCSYKRTMVETRQFRKKAMLAKKALLKFVSANAVGGNGQKLEDSGEAKRKESNVSLPHVRNRNSPDHEKCVWVEDLQDDRFEAHNRVIDELHTNHSIPNACSNVHFREEEIVTEEKSNDVNISEAHLSDFIEDRERLQAEDASRMDESQNEGSFEEDEEQAQPLTTCNSDEVMTVDEGLHAPREGAQDGLEASAENKGKRDGEHKLQPEAPTSRPKRFKQRAQKKARPQNAGLQRKLSPHKYMTPVKDSRKPNDDVATSKNKKVTASNKSRQARESPKKFTKMTFPNVKRKRLFWTAEEEDMLKEGVHKFSTSANKNIPWRKILEFGRHIFHTTRTPVDLKDKWKNMTAKDSSTINKESP, encoded by the exons ATGAGAACGAAGACTCGCCTCGGGGGCCGGCCTAAACCCTGCACCTCGCCCACCGCCACTACCAATAGGGCACTTCCTCTCCTCCACGATCAG CCGGAGGATTTTATGCAAACAATTATGCATGAAATGTCGAGTGCGTGCAACGAGGGGCTTCACGATGATTCAGCTCTTAATTTGAATGAAGATACTGTTGATTGTATGGAGATAGATTCTTTTAAGGAGCGGACTTGTATAAGGTGCAATCGAGGTGGAGACGTCTTGGTTTGTCGCGAAATTGGCTGCCCAATTGCTCTCCACGAAAAGTGCGTGTGCTTTAAGCCTAAATTCGATGCCTTTGGTCGCTTTTACTGTCCCTATTGTTCCTACAAACGAACAATGGTAGAAACTCGACAATTTAGGAAAAAGGCTATGTTGGCAAagaaagctttgttgaaatttgTTAGTGCGAATGCTGTAGGTGGGAATGGGCAGAAGCTGGAGGACAGTGGTGAAGCTAAGAGGAAAGAGTCCAATGTATCCTTACCTCATGTGCGAAACAGAAACAGCCCTGATCATGAGAAATGTGTGTGGGTGGAGGATCTCCAGGATGACAGATTTGAGGCACATAATAGGGTGATTGATGAACTTCACACAAATCATTCTATACCCAATGCTTGTAGTAATGTACATTTCAGAGAAGAAGAGATCGTAACAGAAGAAAAATCCAATGATGTGAACATATCTGAAGCACATCTGTCTGATTTTATAGAAGACAGAGAAAGACTACAAGCAGAAGATGCATCACGAATGGATGAAAGTCAGAATGAAGGAAGTtttgaagaggatgaagagCAAGCACAGCCTTTGACTACTTGTAACTCGGATGAGGTGATGACTGTAGATGAGGGACTTCATGCACCAAGAGAAGGAGCACAGGACGGACTTGAGGCGTCTGCAGAGAATAAAGGCAAAAGGGATGGTGAACACAAATTGCAGCCAGAAGCACCAACATCACGGCCAAAGCGTTTCAAACAAAGAGCTCAAAAAAAGGCACGGCCTCAGAATGCTGGTTTACAAAGGAAATTATCCCCTCATAAATATATGACTCCAGTGAAAGATTCTAGGAAACCAAATGACGATGTTGCTAcctctaaaaacaaaaaagttactGCCTCCAACAAGTCAAGACAAGCCAGGGAGTCGCCTAAAAAATT CACGAAGATGACTTTTCCTAATGTGAAACGAAAGAGATTATTCTGGACAGCTGAAGAGGAAGATATGTTAAAG GAAGGAGTGCATAAGTTTTCAACTTCAGCAAACAAAAATATTCCGTGgaggaaaattttggaattCGGTCGTCATATATTTCATACGACCCGTACCCCTGTAGATCTCAAGGATAAGTGGAAGAATATGACGGCCAAAGATTCATCTACAATTAACAAAGAATCACCCTAA